A genomic window from Silene latifolia isolate original U9 population chromosome Y, ASM4854445v1, whole genome shotgun sequence includes:
- the LOC141632163 gene encoding uncharacterized protein LOC141632163, protein MAYSYLRGAVQVGPWAKALTHPRIVPCHRIICSLAAQGKLATVDNMQYRGFYMVNRCSLCEAALEDHGHLFFNCSFSQEIWQQLMNWMGVNRAGSCLFSKLEHAGNGGKKNWRMALFSTTLAVAVYQVWNERNSRLFRGRKNTVHDIVRRIKFLVSTRLLMWTHHKSYMLIVASL, encoded by the coding sequence ATGGCATATAGCTATCTGAGAGGAGCTGTGCAGGTTGGTCCTTGGGCTAAAGCCTTAACTCATCCTCGCATTGTTCCTTGTCATAGGATAATCTGCTCTTTGGCAGCTCAGGGGAAACTAGCCACTGTGGATAATATGCAGTATCGTGGTTTTTATATGGTGAACAGATGCTCTCTTTGTGAAGCTGCTCTGGAAGATCATGGTCACTTGTTCTTCAACTGCTCTTTCTCACAGGAAATATGGCAACAGCTTATGAATTGGATGGGAGTGAATCGTGCTGgttcatgcttattttctaaactTGAGCATGCTGGCAATGGAGGGAAGAAAAATTGGAGAATGGCTTTGTTTAGTACTACTTTGGCTGTAGCTGTTTACCAAGTTTGGAATGAACGCAATTCTCGTTTGTTTAGAGGAAGAAAGAATACTGTACATGACATTGTTAGGAGGATTAAGTTCCTAGTTTCTACTCGTCTACTAATGTGGACACATCATAAGAGCTATATGCTTATAGTTGCTAGTCTTTGA